One Corvus moneduloides isolate bCorMon1 chromosome Z, bCorMon1.pri, whole genome shotgun sequence genomic window carries:
- the LPL gene encoding lipoprotein lipase, translating into MGRKAFLAAVCLCLHWVAALGEAENNFDGIESKFSLRTPAEPDEDVCYLVPGQVNSLAQCNFNHTSKTFVVIHGWTVTGMYESWVPKLVDALYKREPDSNVIVVDWLVRAQQHYPVSAAYTRLVGKDVAMFIDWMEEQFNYPLNNLHLLGYSLGAHAAGIAGNLTKKKVNRITGLDPAGPTFEYADELTRLSPDDADFVDVLHTYTRGSPDRSIGIQKPVGHIDIYPNGGGFQPGCNLGEALRLIAEKGFGDVDQLVKCSHERSIHLFIDSLLNEEKPSMAYRCNTKEAFEKGLCLSCRKNRCNNLGYKVNRVRTKRNTKMYLKTRAQMPYKVFHYQVKIHFFGKTNTTKTNQPFLISLYGTLDESENIAFTLPEVSSNKTFSFLIYTEVDIGDLLMLKLQWEKDTFFSWSDWWTPFTFDIQRVRVKSGETQKKVVFCSRDGTSRLSKGEEAAIFVKCSEQPVNRKRAGTKKASKENSAHESA; encoded by the exons AAGCTGAAAACAATTTCGATGGAATTGAAAGCAAGTTTTCCTTACGGACACCTGCAGAACCCGATGAGGATGTCTGCTACCTGGTTCCTGGGCAGGTgaacagcctggcacagtgcaACTTCAATCATACCAGTAAAACCTTTGTGGTGATCCATGGGTGGACG GTGACAGGGATGTATGAAAGCTGGGTCCCAAAGCTGGTGGATGCTCTGTACAAGAGGGAACCTGATTCAAATGTCATTGTGGTGGACTGGCTAGTTCGAGCTCAGCAGCACTATCCGGTGTCTGCTGCATACACCAGGCTGGTGGGAAAGGATGTTGCTATGTTTATTGACTGGATGGAG GAGCAATTCAATTACCCTCTCAACAATCTCCACTTGCTGGGGTACAGTCTAGGTGCCCATGCtgctgggattgctgggaaCCTGACCAAAAAGAAGGTGAACAGAATTACTG GGCTGGATCCTGCTGGTCCTACCTTTGAGTATGCTGATGAACTCACTCGCCTCTCCCCGGATGATGCTGACTTTGTGGATGTCCTACACACCTACACCCGAGGCTCTCCAGACCGCAGCATTGGGATCCAGAAGCCTGTTGGACACATTGATATTTATCCCAATGGTGGAGGTTTCCAGCCAGGTTGCAATCTGGGAGAAGCACTGCGTCTGATTGCTGAGAAAGGCTTTGGAG ATGTGGATCAGCTGGTGAAATGCTCCCATGAACGATCCATCCACCTCTTCATTGACTCTCTCCTCAATGAAGAAAAGCCCAGCATGGCCTACCGCTGCAACACAAAGGAGGCCTTTGAGAAGGGCCTCTGCCTGAGCTGCCGCAAGAACCGCTGCAACAATTTGGGTTACAAGGTCAACAGAGtgagaacaaagagaaacaccaaaatgtatttgaaaaccCGTGCTCAGATGCCCTATAAAG TCTTTCATTACCAGGTCAAGATACATTTCTTTGGAAAGACTAACACAACCAAGACAAACCAGCCATTCCTGATCTCTCTCTATGGCACTCTAGATGAGAGTGAGAACATTGCTTTCACACT GCCTGAAGTCTCCTCAAACAAGACCTTCTCCTTCCTGATTTACACAGAAGTGGATATTGGAGACCTGCTTATGCTGAAGCTGCAGTGGGAAAAAGACACCTTCTTCAGCTGGTCAGACTGGTGGACTCCTTTTACATTTGACATCCAGAGAGTCAGAGTGAAGTCAGGAGAAACTCAGAAAAA AGTGGTGTTCTGTTCTCGAGATGGCACCTCACGTCTCAGTAAGGGAGAAGAGGCAGCAATATTTGTGAAATGCTCAGAGCAACCCGTCAACAGGAAGAGAGCAGG